The following are from one region of the Deinococcota bacterium genome:
- a CDS encoding HAD family hydrolase, translated as MRPSFILTDIDHTLLSERGELPRRNAEALRRACDEGSTVVLATARSFPGALPVHEALGLSTPLIVSNGTLVYESDGSLIHTVTIRREVVEEIFELFKDSGLHWSLRAGEIAYVHEDFDRSQAPYDDDRYYAARLPEALEGVVSLSLFGEGVAEFFERHDWAKWALAGAYYAPSAFDRREAMTLISEQTSKGEAAAWLREHLGLAHLPILAIGDSLADATMFALGTGVAPANSIAEVQEAAHWVAPHCDEGAVAAAVERFVLVGENPAGEGG; from the coding sequence GTGAGGCCGAGCTTCATCCTCACCGACATCGACCACACCCTCCTCAGCGAGCGGGGCGAGCTTCCCAGGCGCAACGCCGAGGCGCTCCGGCGCGCCTGCGACGAAGGCTCGACGGTGGTGCTGGCGACGGCGCGGAGTTTTCCCGGCGCCCTGCCCGTGCACGAGGCGCTGGGCTTGAGCACGCCGCTCATCGTTTCGAACGGCACGCTCGTTTATGAGTCGGACGGTAGCCTCATCCACACCGTGACGATTCGGCGCGAGGTGGTCGAAGAAATCTTCGAGCTCTTTAAGGACAGCGGTCTGCACTGGTCGCTGCGGGCTGGTGAGATCGCCTATGTACACGAGGACTTCGACCGCAGCCAGGCGCCCTACGACGATGACCGCTACTACGCCGCGCGCTTGCCCGAGGCCTTGGAGGGGGTCGTCTCGCTGAGCCTCTTCGGCGAGGGGGTGGCGGAGTTCTTCGAGAGGCACGACTGGGCCAAGTGGGCGCTGGCGGGCGCCTACTACGCGCCGAGCGCCTTTGACAGGCGCGAGGCGATGACGCTCATCTCCGAGCAGACGAGCAAGGGCGAGGCCGCCGCCTGGCTGCGCGAGCACCTGGGTCTCGCTCACCTGCCGATTCTGGCCATCGGCGACAGCCTGGCCGACGCGACCATGTTCGCCCTGGGCACGGGTGTGGCCCCCGCCAACAGCATTGCCGAGGTGCAGGAGGCGGCGCACTGGGTGGCGCCGCACTGCGACGAGGGCGCGGTGGCGGCGGCGGTGGAGCGCTTCGTCCTTGTTGGGGAAAACCCGGCGGGAGAGGGCGGGTGA
- a CDS encoding pyridoxal phosphate-dependent aminotransferase family protein — translation MKTTLLETDTRQHVSTRLRPPASATVSDVFEKAFAFTRADEAVAAGMHPYFKPIASQQGGTVEVGGRKMIITGSNDYLGLTQDGRLKAAARGALDDFGTSCTGSRFLTGTLTLHEELESRLASFLHKESALTFSAGFLGALAVISALTGRHDILYFDRENHACLYDGARLSFGNLRKYEHNNIADLERLLARDADKPGGRMIVTDGVFSMSGHIVDLPGLVRVARKYGARIVIDDAHATGVLGGGGRGTGEHFGMEHEVDLIIGTFSKSFASVGGFMAGKRAVVNYVKHKARPFIFTAALPAMQMAAALTALEIMESEPWHRDRLWQNVEHLRSGIESLGFDTLGSQTPIVPVMIGDDELTMVFWKALWEAGVFTTPALPPGVPMGQSIIRTSVNANHSAEQLDALLEAFAGVGRSLGVIP, via the coding sequence GTGAAAACCACCCTGCTCGAAACGGATACCCGCCAGCACGTCTCTACCAGACTGCGACCCCCCGCCAGCGCCACGGTGTCGGACGTTTTTGAAAAAGCCTTCGCCTTTACCCGCGCCGACGAGGCCGTCGCGGCGGGCATGCACCCCTACTTCAAGCCCATCGCCTCGCAGCAGGGCGGCACCGTCGAGGTCGGCGGGCGCAAGATGATCATCACCGGCTCGAACGACTACCTGGGGCTCACCCAGGATGGGCGGCTCAAGGCGGCGGCGCGGGGCGCCCTCGACGATTTCGGCACCTCCTGCACGGGCTCGCGCTTTCTCACCGGCACCCTGACGCTGCACGAGGAGCTCGAGAGCCGTCTGGCGAGCTTTTTGCATAAAGAATCCGCCTTGACCTTCAGCGCGGGTTTTTTGGGCGCACTAGCGGTGATCAGCGCGCTCACCGGCCGCCACGACATCCTCTACTTCGACCGCGAAAACCACGCCTGTCTTTACGACGGCGCCAGGTTGTCCTTTGGCAACCTGCGCAAGTACGAGCACAACAACATCGCCGACTTGGAGCGGCTCTTAGCCCGCGACGCGGACAAGCCCGGCGGCCGCATGATCGTCACCGACGGGGTCTTTTCGATGAGCGGCCACATCGTCGATCTGCCCGGTCTGGTCAGGGTGGCGCGCAAGTACGGCGCCCGCATCGTCATCGACGACGCCCACGCCACCGGCGTCCTGGGCGGCGGCGGCCGCGGCACCGGCGAGCACTTCGGCATGGAGCACGAAGTCGACCTGATCATCGGCACCTTCAGCAAGTCCTTTGCCTCGGTCGGCGGCTTCATGGCGGGCAAGCGCGCGGTGGTCAACTACGTCAAGCACAAGGCGCGGCCCTTCATCTTCACGGCGGCTCTGCCCGCCATGCAGATGGCGGCGGCCCTGACCGCCTTGGAGATCATGGAGAGCGAGCCCTGGCACCGCGACAGGCTGTGGCAGAACGTCGAGCACCTGCGCAGCGGCATCGAATCCTTGGGCTTCGACACGCTCGGCTCGCAGACGCCCATCGTCCCGGTGATGATCGGCGACGACGAGCTCACCATGGTCTTCTGGAAGGCGCTCTGGGAGGCTGGGGTCTTCACCACGCCCGCCCTGCCGCCGGGCGTGCCGATGGGCCAGAGCATCATCCGCACCTCGGTCAACGCCAACCACAGCGCCGAACAGCTCGATGCGCTCCTGGAGGCTTTCGCGGGCGTCGGCCGCAGCCTCGGCGTGATCCCCTGA
- the purQ gene encoding phosphoribosylformylglycinamidine synthase subunit PurQ: MNVKLAIIRFPGSNCDEDARFAAERLGFWARLVWHGETDLGDAGAVLVPGGFSYGDYLRAGALAAQSPVMAAVRRFAERGGPVLGICNGFQILTEAGLLPGALARNRGLRFVCKPSRLRVESSRTPFTSAYRPDQLLSLPVAHGEGAYYADERTLDGLEEGGRVVFRYVDAAGESTNAANPNGSANNIAGIVNAHGNVLGMMPHPERATEVLLGSADGAGIFASLRQHLGARPGRTPQAKDEDKDGDKGKVAR, translated from the coding sequence ATGAACGTCAAGCTTGCCATCATCCGCTTTCCCGGTTCGAACTGCGACGAGGACGCCCGCTTCGCCGCCGAGCGCCTGGGTTTTTGGGCGCGCCTGGTCTGGCACGGTGAAACCGATTTGGGCGACGCGGGCGCCGTGCTCGTTCCCGGCGGCTTTTCCTATGGCGACTATCTCCGCGCCGGGGCGCTCGCCGCGCAGAGCCCGGTCATGGCGGCGGTCAGGCGCTTCGCCGAGAGGGGCGGCCCGGTCCTGGGCATCTGCAACGGTTTTCAGATCCTCACCGAGGCGGGCCTCCTGCCAGGCGCGCTGGCGCGCAACCGGGGCCTGCGCTTTGTCTGCAAGCCGAGCCGGCTGCGGGTGGAGAGCTCGAGAACGCCCTTCACCTCGGCCTATAGGCCAGATCAGCTCCTGAGCCTGCCCGTCGCCCACGGCGAGGGTGCCTACTACGCCGACGAGAGGACGCTGGACGGGCTCGAGGAGGGGGGCCGGGTGGTCTTTCGCTACGTGGACGCCGCCGGTGAAAGTACGAACGCGGCCAACCCCAACGGCTCGGCGAACAACATCGCGGGCATCGTGAACGCCCACGGCAACGTGCTCGGCATGATGCCGCACCCCGAGCGCGCCACCGAGGTGCTGCTCGGCTCGGCGGACGGCGCGGGCATCTTCGCCTCGCTTCGCCAGCATCTGGGGGCCAGGCCAGGCCGGACGCCCCAAGCCAAAGATGAGGATAAAGATGGGGATAAAGGTAAGGTGGCGCGGTGA